From Bradyrhizobium sp. 4:
CGCTGAAGACACGCTGAAGAAAGCGCGAAGCCGCGAGCTTTACGCCGCCGCGCCCTGGGCGGCGAGCTGCGCGGCCTGGTGCTCGGTGGTCAGCGCGTCGGTCAGTTCGCCCAGCGCTTCGCCCGCGATCACCAGCGGCAGCTTGTAGAGCGTCAAATTGATGCGGTGATCGGTGACGCGTCCTTGCGGGAAATTATAGGTGCGGATGCGCTCGCTGCGGTCGCCGGAGCCGACCTTCTCCTTGCGTTCGGCGGAGCGCGCCGCGTCGAGGCGTTGCTGCTCGGCGTCGTAGATGCGCGAGCGCAGGATGTTCATGGCGGACGCGCGATTTTTGTGCTGCGAGCGGCTGTCCTGCATCATCACCACGATGCCGGTCGGGATGTGGGTGATGCGGATCGCCGATTCGGTCTTGTTGACATGCTGGCCGCCGGCGCCTCCGGCGCGCATCGTCTCGATACGCAAATCATCGTTCCGGATCTCGACATCGACCTCCTCGACCTCGGGCATCACGGCGACGGTGGCGGCGGATGTGTGGATGCGCCCCTGCGTCTCGGTGTCCGGCACGCGCTGCACGCGGTGCACGCCGGATTCGAACTTCAGCTTCGAGAACGCGCCGCGGCCCTGCACCTCCGCGATGATTTCCTTATAGCCGCCGACGCTGCCTTCGCTGGCCGAGATCACCTCGACCTTCCAGCCCTGTAGGGCCGCGAAGCGCTCGTACATCCGGAACAGGTCTCCGGCGAACAGCGAAGCCTCGTCGCCGCCGGTGCCGGCGCGGATTTCCAGCACCACGTTGCGGTCATCCATCGCGTCCTTCGGCAGCAGCGCGACGCGGATCTTCTGGACCAGCTCCTCGATCCTCGGCGTCAGCTCGCCGCGCTCGGCTTCCGCCATGGCGCGCATCTCGGCATCGGTCGCGGGGTCGGCGATCAGCGCCTCGGTGTCGGCGAGCTCCTTGACGGCCGATCGATAGGTCTTGACCGCTTCGATCAATGGCGTGAGCTCGGCGAGCTCACGTGTGATCTGCACATAGCGTTCGGAAGCGAGCTGACCGAGCGATTCGGCCTCCAGCGAGGCGTGATGCGCGAGCAGGACGTCCAGTTTGGCTTCGGGGAGTGACGACATCGGTTCAGTCTCAAAATGCGGGAAAGGCGAGGCGGCGGGAAGCGGCGACAGGCCCGCTACAACGCCAGGCCTTCGGCCTCGGCAAATTCCGTCAGCTTCTGCCGGATCGAGACGCTGCCGGCGGGCGCGTCCAGCAACGGGCCGAGCATCGCTTCGGCCTTCTTGGCGTCGAGATCGATCACCATCGCCTTGACCGGGCCGAGCGCGGTGGCCGAGAGCGACAGCGAGCGATAGCCCATCGCGATCAGCGCCAGCGCGCCGATCGGCTTCGACGCCATCTCGCCGCAGAGCGACAGCGATTTCTTCGCGGCCTGCGTCTTGCGTGCGATGTCGCGAAGCGCGCGCAGGATCGGCGC
This genomic window contains:
- the prfA gene encoding peptide chain release factor 1, which gives rise to MSSLPEAKLDVLLAHHASLEAESLGQLASERYVQITRELAELTPLIEAVKTYRSAVKELADTEALIADPATDAEMRAMAEAERGELTPRIEELVQKIRVALLPKDAMDDRNVVLEIRAGTGGDEASLFAGDLFRMYERFAALQGWKVEVISASEGSVGGYKEIIAEVQGRGAFSKLKFESGVHRVQRVPDTETQGRIHTSAATVAVMPEVEEVDVEIRNDDLRIETMRAGGAGGQHVNKTESAIRITHIPTGIVVMMQDSRSQHKNRASAMNILRSRIYDAEQQRLDAARSAERKEKVGSGDRSERIRTYNFPQGRVTDHRINLTLYKLPLVIAGEALGELTDALTTEHQAAQLAAQGAAA